From the Anabaena sphaerica FACHB-251 genome, the window GTAAAATCCTGGATAAATTCTGCTGGTTCCAAAGATGATGGCATATAACGAATTTCAGTATTTTAGCTCAGTTGAATTAATATAATTAAGTATACTCTATGACTGTAAATTTTTAAACCTAGTAAATTTGTATAGATGATATCGAATGAATCTATTAACCAGATAGATTCCTAGCTTCTCAGGGAAGTCAGGGAACTGACAAAAGTAAAGTTATATTTAATAATTTTAAGTATAAATACGTAAAAACTCCCAATTTTTGTAAAACTTCCCAAAAGTTATCTTATTCCTACAAACAAAGCAAAAATTTTCAGTTAACCTATAAACACCACTACTTACAATAATCAAAATCATTATGCACAGAATATTATCTGGACCGTTGACTACAGAGAAAATAACGGTAAAAATTGCGGGTTTACCTGCATCATTACAAGGTAAAAAATTGGTGCAAATGTCAGATTTTCATTATGATGGTGTGCGATTGTCAGATAAAATGTTAGCAAAAGCGATCGCAATTACTAACCAAGCACAACCAGACTTAATTTTATTAACCGGCGACTACATCACCACCAGTACAGAACCCCTTCATCAACTAGTAAAACATCTGAAAAAATTGCAAAGTCGTCATGGTATTTATGCCGTACTGGGAAACCACGATTTATATTATAGAAACTCCCAATCTGAAGTTACAGATACTTTAACAAACATAGGTATTCATGTTCTCTGGAATCAAATTTCCTATCCGCTAGGAAAAGAATTGCCATTTGTAGGACTAGCAGATTTTTACTCAAAAGAATTTAATCCCGCACCAGTCATGAACCAGCTAGACCCTACCACA encodes:
- a CDS encoding metallophosphoesterase, yielding MHRILSGPLTTEKITVKIAGLPASLQGKKLVQMSDFHYDGVRLSDKMLAKAIAITNQAQPDLILLTGDYITTSTEPLHQLVKHLKKLQSRHGIYAVLGNHDLYYRNSQSEVTDTLTNIGIHVLWNQISYPLGKELPFVGLADFYSKEFNPAPVMNQLDPTTPRIVLSHNPDTAEILQKWRVDLQLSGHTHGGQIVIPGLGPALKIYQKIAIKTPKKLHRFLPFLRGEQAIISNWELSQGLHLLGKNQLYVNRGLGTYFPGRLFCPPEVTIITLEAQ